The Entelurus aequoreus isolate RoL-2023_Sb linkage group LG04, RoL_Eaeq_v1.1, whole genome shotgun sequence nucleotide sequence GTTTGAGATTTCTGGGAAATAatcactttcactttcatttcTGAGGAAATGCAACATAAGTGAAAGTTTGTCTGACTTTGTTTTCTTCTGCTTTCTTTTCTTACAGCAACATGGCGACACATGTAAGTCcactttttattattactttcaTTCACTTATATTAGATTATCATTCACTTATATTATCACTCACTTATTTTAGATTATCATTCACTTATATGATATCATCATTGACTTATATGATATTATCATTGACTTATATGATATTATCATTGACTTATATGATATTATCATTGACTTGTATGATATTATCATTGACTTATATGATATTACTATACTAATAAGAATATTTCCTCCATGTGTGCCAGCATGAAGTGAAACCACAGCCTGGGGACTTGATAGAGATCTTCAGGCCGGGCTACCAGCACTGGGCTTTGTATGTGGGCGACGGCTTTGTGGTCCACCTGACTCCCCCCTGTGAGTTCTGCACTCCtacttgcattatacacacacattattattatatgattatCATATTATACCTTGGAGGTGTGTTCAGGCTCCTTGTGTTGGAACTTTGCTTAGTAGTTTAGttgattaaggatccccattagtccacagcgcagtggagactattcttccaggcaaaaacatcacacaatcacacaagAAAAGATGACAAAGCAGTACAACATTATCAGAAAtacaatgttgtaatacaaaaatagcaacaacaaaaacaaaccatAAGTTGGAGTTTACATAGTAATGTTCATACccaagataaaaagagcaatataaaaaaagataatatatttttgcaaaaataatggcctaaaataaacacagtgtaccaaagacaaacaataagtgacgaaaaagtgccatccatccattttctactgcttgtcccacaatcaataaaatagtcaataatcaataaaagcagtcatgacattaggtacaatctagaataatctattTCTGCAACACTTaacctcttagtctattcttaaaagccACTGTGCTGGTGATTGACAGCAGACATTGAGGAAGTCCAAgtagtttagaccaggggtgtcaaaggtacggccctagggccggatcaggcccgccgacagcttttatccggcccgctggatgagtttgccaagtataacaaTTGacctgaaattttggaatgaaagaaactgctgttctaaatgtgtccactagatgtcacaatagcaattatttgtatctttgtagatgatgtacaaaataaaccacatgtttcagtttcgcaaattcctcagtaaattccccaaaacgtcactgcagagttactgagtctgtttagctgattggagagttagcttgcacacccagtgggtccatgaccatgactgacgttttgttggatcagccgttttactgccttgttacagacactgtttggaaacaattaaggtatgtaaataaacatttatcaaatctttctgtgtaaataactcattccacaacatatatatctgcggcttaaagtccaatatacaaaccctgtttccatatgagttgggaaattgtgttagatgtaaatataaacagaatacaatgatttgcaaatccttttcaacccatattcagttgaatgcactacaaagacaacatatttgatgttcaaactcataaactttatttattttttttgcaaataataattaagttagaatttcatggctgcaacacgtgccaaagtagttgggaaagggcatgttcaccactgtgttacatggcctttccttttaacaacactcagtaaaggtttgggaactgaggagacacatttttgaagcttctcaggtggaattctttcccattcttgcttgatgtacagcttaagttgttcaacagtccgggggtctccgttgtggtattttaggcttcataatgcgccacacattttcaatgggagacaggtctggactacaggcaggccagtctagtacccgcactcttttactatgaagccacgttgatgtaacacgtggcttgctgaaataagcaggggcgtccatggtaacgttgcttggatggcaacatatgttgctccaaaacctgtatgtacctttcagcattaatggcgccttcacagatgtgtaagttacccatgtcttaggcactaatacacccccataccatcacacatgctggcttttacactttgcgcctataacaatccggatggttcttttcctctttggtccggaggacacgacgtccacagtttccaaagacaatttgaaatgtagacttgtcagaccacagaacacttttccactttgtatcagtccatcttagatgagctcaggcccagcgaagccgactgcgtttctgggtgttgttgataaacggttttcgccttgcataggagagttttaactttgcacttacagatgtagcgaccaactgtagttactgacagtgggtttctgaagtgttcctgagcccatgtggtgatatcctttacacactgatgtcacttgttgatgcagtacatcctgagggatggaaggtcacgggcttagctgcttacgtgcagtgatttctccagattctctgaaccctttgatgatattacggagcgtagatggtgaaatccctaaattccttgcaatagctggttgagaaaggtttttcttaaactgttcaacaatttgcacacgcatttgttgacaaagtggtgaccctcgccccatccttgtttgtgaatgactgagtatttcatggaatctacttttatacccaatcatggcacccacctgttcccaatttgcctgttcacctgtgggatgttccaaataagtgtttgatgagcattcctcaactttatcagtatttattgccacctttcccaacttctttgtcacgtgttgctggcatcaaattctaaagttaatgattatttgccccaaatttttttttttatcagtttgaacatcaaatatgttgtctttgtagcatattcaactgaatatgggttgaaaatgattcacaactcattgtattccgtttatatttacatctaacacaatttcccaactcatatggaaacagggtttgtagatggacttatagtccggtgtatgtggaaaaatattgtttGCCCTAAAATGTAGACCATATAAAATATAGAATTTAATGGAAAACTGGCTTCATAATCATAAGTCAGTCACTTATTTATCTTTAATTGAACACGTTTGTAATGTTAATGTATGATAATAAGTTGCTTACATTATTAGTAAACACAACACTAttagttcattattattacagattataACTCTTTTTCAACCTAAATGTAACAACACGTTATTATTACAGATGAatacataagtcaagcagatatttgagtattttttactttaagaaaaaaaaagtatggaaTAAGGCAGCACAGTGGTAGAGGGGTTTGTGCGTTTGCCtcccaatacgaaggtcctgggttcgatcctgcgctctggatatttctgtgtggagtttgcatgttctccccatgactgtgtgggttctactctggcttcttcccacctccaaagacatgcacctggggataggcccctcccacctccaaagacatgcacctggggataggcccctcccacctccaaagacatacacctggggataggcccctcccacctccaaagacatgcacctggggataggcccctcccacctccaaagacatacacctgaggataggttgattggcaacactgaatggtccctagtgtgtgaatgttgtctgtctatctgtgttggccctgtgatgaggtggtgacttgtccagggtgtaccccgccttccgcctgaatgcagctgagataggctccagccccccccgcccccccgaacgggacaagcggtagaaaatggatggatggatggaaactatTGGATAGAATAATGTGCAattgcatacagtacatgtatttatttcagtcaAAGGACAAATACTTTATTGACTCATGATTCTCAGGCTttggcaggccatataaaatgaagtggcaggccatgtaaaatgaagCGGCGGGCCATATAAAAAGGAAGCGGAAGGCCATATATAATGAAGAGTCAGGCCATGAAAAATGAAGaggcaggccatataaaatgaagtgtcgggccatataaaatgatgctgCAGGCCATTTAAAATGAAGAGAAGGGCCATTTAAAATGAAgcggcgggccatataaaatgaagtgtcaggccatataaaatgaggtggcgggccatataaaaggaggtggcgggccatataaaatgaggcGGCGGACAATATAAAATGAAGcggcaggccatataaaatgaagaggcaggccatataaaatgaagtgtcgggccatataaaatgatgctgCAGGCCATTTAAAATGAAGAGAAGGGCCATTTAAAATGAAGCGGCGGGCCATATATGATGAAGaggcaggccatataaaatgaagtgtcaggccatataaaatgaggtggcgggccatataaaaggaggtggcgggccatataaaaggaggtggcgggccatataaaatgaggcggcgggccatataaaatgaagcggcaggccatataaaatgaagaggcaggccatataaaatgaagtgtcgggccatataaaatgatgctgCAGGCCATTTAAAATGAAGAGAAGGGCCATTTAAAATGAAGCGGCGGGCCATATATGATGAAGaggcaggccatataaaatgaagtgtcaggccatataaaatgaggtggcgggccatataaaaggaggtggcgggccatataaaaggaggtggcgggccatataaaatgacgcggcgggccatataaaatgaagcggcgggccatataaaatgaagcggcgggccatataaaatgaggtggcgggccatataaaatgaggtggtgGGCCATATAatatgaagtggcgggccatataTAATGAAGAGGCAGGCCATAAAAAATGAAGaggcaggccatataaaatgaagtgtcaggccatataaaatgaagcgGCAGGCCATGTAAAAAGGATGCTGCAGGCCATTTAAAATGAAGAGGCGGGCCATATAAAACATTGtcatataaaatgaagtggcgggccatgtaaaatgaagcggcgggccatataaaatgaagcggcgggccatgtaaaatgaagcggcgggccatataaaatgatgcggcgggccatataaaatgaggtggcgggtcatataaaatgaggtggcgggccatgtaaaatgaagtggcgggccgtaTAAAATGAAgcggcgggccatgtaaaatgaagcggcgggccatgtaaaatgaagcggcgggccatataaaatgaggtggcgggccgtATAAAATGAAGCGGCGGGCTGTATAAAATGAAGCGGCGGGCCGTATAAAATGAAGCGGCGGGCCGTATAAAATGAAgcggcgggccatataaaatgaagcggcgggccatataaaatgatgcggcgggccatgtaaagtgaagtggcgggccatgtaaaatgatgcggcgggccatgtaaaatgaagcggcgggccatataaaatgatgcgttgggccatataaaatgaagcggcgggccatataaaatgaagcggcgggccatataaaatccATATAacatgaagtggcaggccatataaaatgaagtggtaggCCAGATGGTTTGACAGCTGTGTTTCAGAGTAAAGCGTACTAATGTTGATTGTAATTCTGCCATCAAGTGTTTGACAGAATTGAAAGAGGGTGTTGTTGAAATGTACTTTCCTCATGGCAGCGGAGTGTGCAGGTGCGGGCCTCAGCAGCATGATGTCCATCTCGGCGGACAGGGGCCTGGTGAAGATGGAGGAGCTGTGGACGGTGGTGGGGAACGACCGCTACCGAGTCAACAACATCCTGGATGACAAATACGAACCCCGCTCAGTCTATGTCATCTTGAAGGAAGCCAGAAGGCTGGTGGGCCAGATTGTGTCCTACTCCCTCTTCAGTAGAAACTGTGAGCACTTTGTCACCAACCTGCGCTACGGAAAACCAGAGTCCCGCCAGGTagggctcttattttgaaggagtTGACCTTTGTACGCCACCTCCACGGACATGACACGTACCAGTTGTACTTAAGACATGTTGCAAGTGAGGGTGGCCTGATTGAAGCGCCTACATTTAGCAATGTAACTTCCCATTGATCCGATATCAGCACCAATcattcatacactatattgccaaaagtatttggccacctgccttgactcacatatgaccttgaagtgccatcccattcctaacccatagggttcaatatgaccttttgcagctattacagctgcaactcttctgggaaggctgtccacaaggttgcagagtgtgtttatagcaattttccaaCATTCTTCCAAAAGGTcacagaaggcctggctctcagtctccgttctaattcatcccaaaggtgttctatggggttcaggtcagggctcTGTGCAggacagtcaagttcatccacaccagactctgtcatccgtgTCTTtaaggaccttgctttgtgcacgggtgcacagtcatgttggaagaggaaggggctcgctccaaagtgttcccacaaggttgggagcatggaattgtccaaaatgttttggtatcctggagcattcaaagttcctttcactggaactaaggggccaagcccaactcctgaaaaacaaccccacaacataattcctcctccaccaaatttcacactcagcacaaggcagtccgaaatgtagcgttctcctggcaacctccaaacccagactggtccatcagattgccagatggaaaagtgtgattcatcagtccagagaaggcgtctgcactgctctagagtccagtggtgatgtcctttacaccactgcatcccacgctttgcattggacttggtgctgtatggcttagatgcagctgctcggccatggaaacccattccatgaagctctctgcgttctgtacgtgggctaattggaaggtgacatgaagtagcaactgactgtgcagaaagtctttgcactgtgctgacctctctgtcggattacgtggcctaccacttggtggctgagttgctgttgttcccaaactcttcacttttcttataataaagttgactttggaatatttaggagggaggaaatttcaggactggatttgttgcacaggtggcatcctatgacagttccagagagcggcccattctttcacagatgtttgtagaaacagtctccatgcctaagtgcttgatttgatacacctgtgattaggacacctggttctcatcatttggatggctggccaagtacttttggcaacatagtgtacCTTGTGCTGTGACCGTCAACATTTTAATCAGGCAATTAAAGGGAAACATCTATGAATTGAGTTTCGTTGTTAAAGAGTGTCATCTCTCTTTGCAGGTGCGCCAGGCGGCAGAAACGGCCGTGTGGACAGGTTTGACCTTTGGTGTGGTAGCCCTTGCAGCTGTAGCTCTGTTTGGACTGACTGgcgacaagaacaagaacaagcacaaacagtaacacacTGATGGAAGATTCACCAGCAGAGCCTTAGACACTTAAACAATCAGAGGGCACTAACTACATGTATACACCTTTTATATGCTGCCAATGTTATGTTTATATCAAATGAAGGGAAGCTTTTCTATTTATCTACAGACATTTACACTATTTTAATAACactaattgttagaataattgtttctaaattatcacaaaaactttgtattacattgtgttcctgaGAAGAAGACAAAagggctgtctttgaggcctaccaagaggaagaaggctcgtaaaactccactgggatttcaaagcggacagatggcaggatctgacCAAATTTCcagaggaactctttttgaagtattttaggaactatttttgaactattttatggaactctctttgaactattgtatggaactctctttgaactgttcggtaacctgaaggcaacgctgtttacgacccacttccctctggaagcagctgtggtcaggtgggggggagaaagtcaaataaagaagcagGAGTGCAATCTTGTGGCAGAGCATGGTTGAAGACTGTACCGAGAGCACAGTCGCCATGTCTCtcgtcaatattgagtccaaatttaattctgtctctgtttgattctttgcctcttgtcttgtttaatagatgtcatcagtgtttgaacctgacactaataAATCCTCCATTTTACTCTAATGTGACATGTTTTAATTGTCAATGTGTATAAAAGTATTTGAAGGCATCTTATTTCATTGCTCTTTGTTTAGGAGTCCTTGGATGCATCCTTGTTTTATGGAGGTGGGCCACCTCACCAAAGCCCTAAGAGGGCCACTTTATGATATCAGTCAGTCCCTCCAGGACACAAGACATATatgtactctattagccacaacacaaccaggcttatatttaatatgccacaaattaatcctgcataacaaacacctaggtgtttgttatgctagctcctacctCGAGCTAGTtttagcaagcgatcaaatgtttggaagcgtactcacggtatcgcgtctgcgtctgttaacgaagtcaaagtcctcctggtaagagtctctgttgtccgagttcttcgatcttgactgcatctttcgggaatgtaaacaatgaaacaccgactgtgttgtgttgctgacttccctcgcaaaatactccgcttcgcaccgacaactttcttctctgcttgctcagcttctttctccataatgcaatgaacaaattgcaacatattcaccaacacagatgtccagaatactgtggaataatgagatgaaaacagctatttcgtattggcttcaatgggggagccatacctgtgttctactggctatgtcacgcgcatacgtcatcctcaaaggcgttttgaaccggaagttccccgggaaatttaaaattccactttataagttaacccggctgtattggcatgtgttgcaatgttaagatttcctcattgatatctaaactatcagactgcgtggtcggtagtagtggctttcagtaggcctttaactccacATGTCTTCAGTTTGTTTGATATGgtgattactgccacaagtggtgggaaagtgaaTTACAACTAAGTCCATACAGAGcagagctgagaaacagatatttttgtcgGCTGTCGAGGGGACGCTCCAGGCCCAGGAAAGGGCCCCCGACCCTATGGTTAAGGAACACTGATCTAGAGAAGAAAACATTCAAACTGTGAAAATACATTCAGATTGTGTAGGCTCATttagcttattattattattatgcatttttaCAAGGACATTCAGAAATGTTTTATCATCTTTATTTCATACTAGCCTACATGCTACATGGTTTCATGTGTCGCGCAGACATTTATGGTCCCAGCAGCCAGGCGTTTTAGACATttgttgttggtgtttttttacaCACTTCAGCGGGAACATGAAGTCCATGATCCCGGTTTGAAAATGTGATTGGGAAACGGAAGGCGTGCCAACAGTCTTGTCCAGCAAAGTCAATGAAGGCACACAGATACCAAAGTGAAATACAGAgagagaaaacaacaacaaaagatgtttgtgtgtgtgatgcAGCggtcatgtgtgtgtttgtaactcTTACAAAGTCATCAGTCGGCCTCACAAAAGTGCATGCATGGACTacagtgtttgtttgtgtgcttACTGAAAAcccttcagtatatatatatttatttggacTATTTAAAAATGGTGTCATTTTCAAGACAAGATGCTCCATTTTATGTACATTTACTTTACAACGGGAGGTGTGAGTTGTCAAATATGGTGTCATAACTCAGCCGTCCACAATGACAATGTCCACCCTCTTTCAGCGATGGATCCAAAAGTTCCGTTCAGTTCTAAAAGACCTTTGGATATTTTCCACTCACCGGTTTAAAAGTTCTGTCCCGGGTCTATGGCGCGGCCCTCGTTGGGTCAATGCAGGTCTTGGTCTTACCTCTCAGGGAACACAGAAGCTCAGTCCAGTTTGCGTGCACCCAGTTTGAGAGGACCTTTGGCGGCTTTGCGCTCGGCCCGTTTGGCCTCCAGCTCTTTCCTCCTCTCCTCTCGTTTCTTCTTGGACAGCTCGGCCTTGCTCAGACCCGCTGTGGGGAGGGGATAGGCAAAAGGCACTGAAGTGCTTCAAACACATTGACGGTGAGATCGCGGACAAAAGATGTCTCACCTTGACTTCCGTCCACCGACTCCCAGGTTTCCTCGGCGACCCAGTCTCCTGTTGACTCTGCACTCCAGCCACCTCCAGGCTGACGGGAGAAAGACATCTTATTTTGTAATGTACAcacaccacactgcaaaaactgaaatctaagtacaaaccccgtttccatatgagttgggaaattgtgttagatgtaaatataaacggaatacaatgatttgca carries:
- the rarres3 gene encoding retinoic acid receptor responder 3 — encoded protein: MATHHEVKPQPGDLIEIFRPGYQHWALYVGDGFVVHLTPPSECAGAGLSSMMSISADRGLVKMEELWTVVGNDRYRVNNILDDKYEPRSVYVILKEARRLVGQIVSYSLFSRNCEHFVTNLRYGKPESRQVRQAAETAVWTGLTFGVVALAAVALFGLTGDKNKNKHKQ